TCGTTTGGAacatttacttttcatgattaaTAAGATAACTGAATGTTTTTATCTTCGTCACAAGGATTTCCCTAATCCTACCTATttacttttcatattttataagACATATAATTAAGTATTGTTTATCCTCATCACAAggatttttctaatattttcatttaagatttattaaattatactcTTTTAATTGAATATGGATCAAATAAAATTGTCACaaattatcaaaattataaaaaaaatcgtgAAATATCCCAAAATTCCAACCCATCCAAATAAACCACCTCTTACAATAATCTATTTCATTGTTCGCTAGCTTATGCTTAAGTACAGCCGCTAAAAAACTTTTAAGTTGAACTTTTTCATAGTGATTTGTTCGAACTTTTCTTTGTTGATCTGACTATAGTGTTGAATTCTTATTCAGTCCTCGTAATAAAAGCAATAGATTTAAAACAAGTATACTCCAAATTTCGTCATAATAGCATTACTTCAACGAAAACAAAACAGAATTCTTATTcgtaaaaaataatattgaagCATATGTACAAAGATAATTAATGCTGAAGAAATTAATCTTATATCTCGTCTATAATAAACTAGGTTTCACACCGACGTAGATGTGCAGGGGCCAAAAGCTTCAGACGACAACTTGCAGATTTCTTCACTGAGATCTCTACATTGGAGAGAGATGAAGCAACTGAGTGATCGTATTTAGTAGAGCTTTATCCTCGTCTGAATCGGCATCCGACAAATCGGGCATGACGAGAGGTCTTGCCCGCATTCACAGCACGTCTGTTCGACACAAGAGAGCAACGAAGAAAGAATCAAGGATGCTTATATACATTAATTGTATCTTGTTCGACATAAGTAACAAAAAACGAGCAATTTTGGTACCTGGTGTCCACAGCCAAATGCCATATCCTTTGGTTCGGTGATGCAAATTGGACAGAGCTGCGACGATAAAGAATTGAAGTTTATGGCTCATGCATAGCACTTAGGAGGCGTTTGgctgagtttataagctcttcaaaacagcttataagatgCTTAGGAGTTTATAAACTGTTGagaagtgtttggcaaaataagcttctaaacaacttataaattgcaaaaattagCTCCAACAGCTTATAAGATTCCTAAAATATAAGCTCTTCAATCCCAACTACTTTTTAATACATATTTTAggcaacaatcattttataaaaataatcctaCCACCAATTTTCTCTCTTCTATTTTCTGTCTCTAACTTACAATTCGCTCTCTAACTTATAatctcaattatccaaacattttGACAATTTAAAAGCTCTTGAGAGATTATAAGCTTTTAAAAGATCTTATAAGAagttggagcttataagctctttaaaataagcttagtcaaacaccctcCTCTTAAATATATCAAATTCATTTCCAAAAGAATAATGGACAAATATGGGTTTCTTACATGGTTCTCGGAAGCATGGCTTCCAGATTGGCTGGTTCTAGAAATTGGTTCGCGTGCGCTAGAAGAAGGTGCACTTGGCTGGAAACTGTTTGAACGGGAAGGTTTTGGTGAGGAGAAAGAAGCTGCACCGTACAGAGGAGGAGGCAGAGGAACCCGATCTACACCTTTCCCTCTTGAAGCACTGGCCACGTTTCGATTATAGTAAGAGATCGCAACGAGAATTCCACAAAGGGACGGAAAATAAGTAACTAAATAGAGTGCTCATGAATTAAGACAAACCCAAGAATGTTGAGCTCCAGTGTTGCTTTGTATTGAGAAGGTATTTCCATCAAAGCTGAAAGTGCAAACTCAGCCTCTTTCCGGGGAGGATCCATATTTTTCGACATAATTTCTGTGAAGTTTACAAACTACACTTACCAGAATAAGTAAACATAACACAATATGTTAATTTTTTCAGAAAAATTGTCATCAAGAGAGAGTTGCATGAGGTTAATCTACCTGAAAATTGTCGAAGGCACGAGCAGGAATATTATCGTCGAATTCCCTCATCATATCCCAAGGCCCGTCTCCAACACCCACTAATATTATCGACAAGGGGTACTCGCTGTAAAATAAACAATAGAGCAAGACAAAAGACCTAACTTGGTTCAAATCGTTATTAAAATTAAGACAATTGCTCGTATGTCGTTTAACTAAGCAGTAAAAGTACCTCGCTTTGACAATTGCATCAACCGTTTTCTTCTCTTGGGGACTTAACTGGCCACGATCAGTGTCGACACTTCTTGTGACCTATCATTAGATGAAATAGGaatctaaataaaaattcaGAAATCTAGACATCTATATGCGAGTTGTTGCATTTGGTGGAAATTATACAAGATCACTTGATTTTGAAAACATTTATAAACAAGACTACGGCCAAAAACAAACTCTTTATAAACACAAAGACCCAAACATTTCGATGAAAATCCCAATTTATACCGCTTTTCATGGACATAGATATAGATCATTTAGATAATGACATCAACAAGGACCAGTaatctatttctttttttctcggTAGAATATTTACCTGCCCATCAGCTATAATCACTAAAACATGGTACTGGCCACCGCTTTGTTCCACAATAGTTATAGCCATTTCAATGACAGGAGCAAAAGATGTCGGCCCTgtagagaagaaaaagaaacattTGTACCCAGAAAGACCATTCAGCAAAAGGTTTAAATCAAAAGACTCGGACATCAACCTGCAAGTCGTAATTGGGGAACCAGTTCTCTATATCGTGACATTACTTCCTCAAAACCCTCACAAAATCTCTCATCGGGGAAGAAGCTGAAGACTTCTTGGTCATGTGTTGAAGCTgtcaaatattataataataataataagatcaAGACCAATTTTAATGCTGCAGGGTGTCAGAACTCAAAAACAATCAGACTCTGGAGGATATACCATCTCCAAATCCAAAGCAGGGAATCAAATTGTCTTCATCAAATTTGGATAGTGTTCTTCCGATGATTGATATGGCTTGTTCATAGGGATTTTGCTCATCTCCGATGTGGTGCAAACTTCTCCTATGAAAAGACCTGGCACCTGAGACCCAATGAAATTGCAATAAACCAACTGATTTACTTCCAAAACTTTTATTGCCAGGGAGAACTGACAATACCAGTCCACTCATTGCTCTTTGTGAAATCAATACCAACAATTAAATTTGAGGATTCCAGACCAGCACGTGCAAGGGCATCGGTAACCTACAGCAACCGATAAATCATTGAGCAGAGTCATTCGATAAATTACTTCTAGAAACCATTCAGAAAGTACATAACATAACAGGACAAAGTTATTTATAAAAGCCGATTGATGTCCACCATTATTgtacaaacaaaaaaggaaatcTATCAAATGTATTTGCTGGCCACATTGAACCTGTACTGCAACATTAGGCAACTAATTTACTGAAGCTTTGACATGCTTTCCTAATATTTTGGTATATTACATGCAGCAGGACAATATTGCCAGATTACAAAATGCATTAGACCTATCAAGATTCAAGACAGCAAGTAACAATCAGGAAAAAGGAAGAAGAGTCTTATGTTGAATATCCACCTCCATTATCTCGTACATCATTTAATATAACCATGTGTAAAAAGTCTTTCCTTCCATCTTCCTTGTTTCAGTTACttctaaatttaaaaattcagaTATACATAAACTGATTCGATTACTTTGATACAAGGATATGCAAGAACAGTTGTACCTGATCTATGTTATTGTAATTGTCATCTATTCTCGAGTACTTCCTCTCCAACCTTCTCTTAGATTCCGGGGGTGGATCACCGTAGCTTGGAGTTGGAGGAGCATAGCTGTGATTAGGCTGAGGATATGATGACTGCGGATAGGCATGATGGCTCCATGAATTCGAACTGGATGCATAAGATGAGTACCGACCTGAGATTGACCTTTTCGAATTCTTGGCACCCATTAGCTCTTGAACCTAAAAAGTTACTCTTTCATTGAAACAATGTACTCGAACAGAAAATTCATTTTGCGCACCAATACAACATAAGCATGTATCATAGTTTTTTATCAAACTAATATTTAGCATTACTCTCTTGGTCTCCTGAAACCTGACTTCAATATCTAGCGCAATCTAAACTTCATATTATACCCATCCAACTAGGCATCGATGCAACTACACTTGGCTCGAACGTCTAGTCCAATTGGGATTTTTATTAGGCTCATTTTTACATCAAGAATTTCTCTATGAAAGGAACATGTGAGATTCAGATAGtagatgattaaaaaaaaggaaatatactTGAACTTATACAAATAAGACAACCGTTGCCATTGACTACAAAACACGCTTCcttgataaattaaataaaaggtAAATTTCTTCAGTAGCATTTCAACCCACATCTTTACAAAGTCCAATTTACCAGCAAAAATAATAAGAGCGCACATGAATTCTAGCAGAatcataaaaaatcaaaatcccCCACCAAAAGAAGAATCATGGGAGAAACCAATAATTCTTCCGACTGAAATAGATTTGAATACCTAATATAATTCTTACTCCAAGATTGAGTCTTCTATTTAATAGAACATATACAAGCATACCAGAAAATTTTTGGCATACAAAAACCAGTATGGAAATTTTTAAGCTCTAGAATCAGCTCATTCTTACTGCATCTGAACATATCAAAATCTTTTCAATGTAAAATAATCATGGAAAATTATTAGAGAAAAAAAAGTATAGATAACCGAACATAAAAACGGAAATACGACGGTAGAATTCAAAAAAGAATTTGTCAATATATATTACAGAAAAACAAACCCATCTGGATTAATTAGCAGAAGATTCGAAACGGccagaaaaaaatcaaaaagaaagaaagctaTAAACGTTTTTACATCCGTTCCATTCTAGTAGAGATCTTCCTCACCTCGTTAAGAAACTCTCTGCATTTTCAGCATTGGCTGGCTCTGAGAAGATGGGAAACAACACTCTAAACTCTGTGCATTTGAGTGAccgtgaagagagagagagagagagagagagagagagaggattaaACTACACCAGTTGGTGGGATTGTGAAAGTTTTTTGTCGTATAAAGTCGCACGTGATTTTTTATTAACCTGTTGCTTAGTTAAATAGAGTACTCCACACCTCTTTGCCCGGTTTAGATCaggttaaaaaataattaattttaataaaataatattaaatttttagagAATCcctttataaatatatagatcttattaatattataaattattaataattgttAGAATATAACACTTATGAATATTatgataatttattatataaacatattattGAATTATCTTTAGCTTTATCATCATCATAATCTCTAATAATATCGGTCATAATCTCTAAGAATATCAGTCACAATGAATtgatacatacatatatttatttaatttaaatattatttatcatttatttttacacGTTATAACTTTATttagaattataatttttaaaacttaaaaaaaaatagttagatAGTTAGATTTTAtagttaaattaataaaatctttAGATCCAAAAGTTTTTCATTTATCCAGTTAAATAGTTAGATTTTATAGAATATTTATCTGTTTTAGGATTCTAAAAAAAGTTTCAGATATATATCAAATagcttttaaataaaataatatagttcattaatatataattttatagcaatttaatatttaataaattaatatattctccTAAATATCCTTCAACTATAATTAAACATTCAGGAATCCACCAAATCCTAGAATTGCCAGAGCAACTCATACTTGTTGGATCCTCCAAGAATTGCCAGAGCAACTCCAAGAGGTTGCAGCAGCTACGTGTTATTGTCTTTGAACCAAGCCTTCCCCAACTCTTTctcataaaaataatttgatttttaatcgGTTTTTCCTCCATTTCACTGTTTTTCTCTTTAATAATCATAGAATCCCTTTTCTATTAAACTTTTGTTATCCCTATCCTAACCGTATTCTAATATATTCTCGTATATAATTCTATTATATATGAATAActgaatttattgaaattaatcTTAATTTTATATCTAATTAGATTCACCTATCGTTCTCttttctataataataataataataataataataataataataataataataataagattgAATTTTTGCAAGAGGCTGAAGAAATGCACTGAAAACAGAGATCTAGGGAAATTGGTTGAATCTTGGCGATAGAAATACTAAATTCTTTCAATCGTTTGCTTTTGAAAAGTAAAGAAAGAATAGAATCCGCAGGATGCTGCGAGATCTATATGGGGAGCCGAAAAACGAAGACAAAGATAAGGCTCTTATTATCCAAGCCTATTTTATGGATCTGTTTAAATATACTCAACCGGGGGAGGAGGATTTTGAGAAGATTACTAGGCATGTGACTAAGACTCTTG
This genomic interval from Salvia miltiorrhiza cultivar Shanhuang (shh) unplaced genomic scaffold, IMPLAD_Smil_shh original_scaffold_399, whole genome shotgun sequence contains the following:
- the LOC131004444 gene encoding E3 ubiquitin-protein ligase RGLG2-like — its product is MGAKNSKRSISGRYSSYASSSNSWSHHAYPQSSYPQPNHSYAPPTPSYGDPPPESKRRLERKYSRIDDNYNNIDQVTDALARAGLESSNLIVGIDFTKSNEWTGARSFHRRSLHHIGDEQNPYEQAISIIGRTLSKFDEDNLIPCFGFGDASTHDQEVFSFFPDERFCEGFEEVMSRYRELVPQLRLAGPTSFAPVIEMAITIVEQSGGQYHVLVIIADGQVTRSVDTDRGQLSPQEKKTVDAIVKASEYPLSIILVGVGDGPWDMMREFDDNIPARAFDNFQFVNFTEIMSKNMDPPRKEAEFALSALMEIPSQYKATLELNILGASRGKGVDRVPLPPPLYGAASFSSPKPSRSNSFQPSAPSSSAREPISRTSQSGSHASENHLCPICITEPKDMAFGCGHQTCCECGQDLSSCPICRMPIQTRIKLY